TGAATCCACCTAATCATGCAGACAACCACAAGACTAAAGACaagaaacaatttatttcagatTGCAATTTGATGTAACAATTTAAATAACAAGGTGACAGAACATCACAAATTATTTGGTGCATTCATTCTGTTGCTTACAAAAATGacttttacaaaatgtaaatcaCACCTTTAACATTCACACACTAGATTCATTGCACctttaatattatttaagatTGTACTGGGGGAATTACCAAATCctgtttttgtaaaacatgtcacaccagaaataaaaacattatgaacCATGTTCCACCATTAACAATTCAACTGTGATTAGAaaagaacagttgaaatcacatGATATTAAAACACTGCATTCAAACATATCATCAATTCATGTCACAGATACAAACCGGAACTTAAATATTGGCAATAACCAACAACTGCATAGATAATGACACTAAGGACTAAAAGTGGTGTGAATGAAGcgttaaatatatacagtggtttaaaatataattaatgtgCTAGTACACATGTACTGCATGTGAAAAACCACCAATTGTATTCCCAATGATGTAACTGTGTGTGCATAACAATAAATATTGTCTTTCACAATTGCATTGGACGTCAATATTGATGGGACACTAAGGCCCGTTATTTGATTTAACACCACGCATATtaagaaaaacaggaaatcctTCAGTTACATCAAAAAATACTTGCGTCAAGTTTATTAAAACAGTTACTTAAAAAAAGCCTCCCTAAACTGCACTCGTTTTGCTCTTTCCTTTGGAGTGTCCAGCAGGACTGGTTTTAGTCTCAGACGTTTTCTTTCCAGGGGAACCCTGGGAGGCACCACAATTAGACTGTCTGACAGTGGGAGACGCTTGAGCGTTATTATTACTGCTGTTCTGATTCCCACTCAGCGATTCCATTATGGACCGAAATGTCCCGAACGGGCGTTTCACTATGTCGGAGCCCGTGGGAGTCCTACCTCCCTCTTTACTGCTGCTTTTGGGTGGCTCGCTTTCTGGGGGGCCCGCCTTGTGAACCACCTGCTCGTCGAAGGTCACCCTCAATTTCAGGTTCTGGGAGGTCTTCCTTCGAGAGGATGGCGATTTGAGGGCGCTTTTGGGGCTTGTGGGGATCTTTTGTCCGTGGTTGTGGTCGGGGAAATCTGAGGCGCCCTCCACTTTCCCGTCGGCGTCCGGGTCACTTTTGTCTGACGTGGGCGAGGGGTTGTATCCGTCCATGGACTTGGAGCTGCTGAGGGCGAAGGCAGACTTGCGTTCGGCGGTTGACGTGTGCTTTTTCATTCCCGGGTGTAGGCCGACCATAGCCTCCTCGCTCTCGGCGATGGGCAGGTGGCTGGGTCTTTCCAGCCGCACCCCGTGTTTGGCCTCGTCGGGTGGGTAGGCGTCCGAGTCAGACTCGCTGAGAGAGCGCTGCATGATCTGCTTGAGCCGGGCCAGCTTCAACTCCCGTCTCTCCGCAGCCCCCGTCCTGCGCAGGGGCCCAGGGTTGACCACGCTCAGGCTGGTTGGCCCCTCTCTGAAGCCCTCCTGGAACTCCAGGGACAGTTTCTCTTTGGTGCACACCTTCTCTGAGATGTCCTTGCCAAGCAGCTGGCGCAGGACGGCGTCTGAGTCGACACTCCTCTGCCTCAGGATCCAGTGGCCATCGCCCGGGGTGCCCTCCGCCGTCAGGGTCATCTCGGGCCACGCCTCCAGGGGCGGGACATGGGAGCTGATTATCAAAAAAGACATAGAAAAGGACATACCTGTATGACTCAACCAGGAGATATAACTGACCTAAACATTTACTTGTTTCAATGCAAAGGAGATTAGGTGGTTGCGGGTCAGACCTGGGCGTTTGGGACGGCGTTCCCTCGGGTCTGGAGGGATCCAGGAGTGACTGCACTTGATTCTGCAGAGCTATTCTCTCTGTTGCATGTCTGTAAAGGTTGACACAAAATTTTGTATAATGACAGCACTCTCTTGCAAGCAAGTTCTATTGACCAGCTATTGAAATATTCATTCCACTTCTTTTCACGGGGGAAAAGGCAGCATTACATAGGGAATAGTATATCATATTAGTAGTCAATATGTGCACTATGATTTGGAATGATACACAATATGGAGCACTTTAATAATGGTCACACAAGACACTCACTCATTGAGCTGCTTGGTGAGCTTGACCACTTGAGATGCCAGAGACATGCACGTCTCTACCACCACCAGGTAGCGGGCGCAGGTGGTGTGGCCCTGCCGCTCAGCACTCTGGGAAGGCCTCTCACCGCCTTGGTTCTGCACGGTGACGTTGGAGCCGTACTCCACCAGGGTCTAAAAGAAAGACCAGGGGTGGGTTCATAAAGATGCAGCAAACTGGGTCTACACCAGGGTCTGAAGGAAAGACCGGGGGTGGGTTCATAAAGACGTAGCAAACTGGGTCTACACCAGGGTCTGAAGGAAAGACCGGGGGTGGGTTCATAAGGACGTAGCAAACTGCAACTGCAGATGTTTTGTAACAAAAACAAGCGTTTGttattgaaaatgacaaaagcTTCATAGAAACAATTAAtatattgtgttaaaaaaacatgtttttgcattttgtaCAAATGAATGTGTAAACATCCACAAAACTAAATTAACCCATTTCCTGGAAGTATGTTTTCCgttaaatcaactttttaatgGTTAAAACCAAACaagcaaaaactatttttgattAAAATCTTTAAGACTCTATTCTGTAATGTGCATAGATGTGTAGAAACAAAGTAAAACAAAGAGGTGTACAAAAGTTTCCATGAGGCCCCCGCTtgtctctctcaaacacacttCCTGTGGTCATTGACCATTTGATTCAGCCTGGCTGGCTGAATCAAAAGCAGGAAACTGCCAGGAGTGATATGTCCTGCCCTGCAAATCCTGACTGTTTTAAAACCAAAGTCGAAATTCTAGTATAGATCCTCTCTTTTGGAGTGGACTACACAatgttgtacactcacctaaaggattattaagaacaccatactaatactgtgtttgacccccttttgccttcagaactgccttaattctatgtggcattgattcaacaaggtgctgaaagcattctttagaaatgcattaatgagaaattgaacaggtgttcctaataatcctttaggtgagtgtatattagtGCTACGAATTGCCAGGGACCTGAAAATGCAATATTATCACAACAGTTTAATGCAGATGTAACTTGTACTGGGATTGCATAATCTATGTATAACAATTTGGTATCAAAATTTCAACGTTTCAGACATATTGTTACCTACATATCTGCTGAAGAGTAACTTCAGAGAGCAATGAGATTTCATCATTCATGGAAATAAAAGTGCTTAAGAATGATTTGAAATAATGGCCAGGGGTTTGCATCATTGTTACTGCATACTGCCAGGGGGTCAAGCATTGGGCTACACAAATTGACACAGCACTGCTGGAAGGTGGGCGGACAGTCGGATGCACTGCCTAGTCACGTCGCGCTCGAGAATCCTAATCCCTTGTGTTTAGGTCAGGCGGCTGCAAACTCAGTTGTGAATGTATAGTTGGGTAATGGTTAACTTAGCGCAGTGGTTTTCAAACTTCTCATCTAGGATTCCATCTGGGAgccagcacacctgattcagcGTCTACTAACACTCAAGCTCCTGATTAGTGAATATACTGTGCTAGTTCAGGGATAGAGCTAAGATGTGGAAAGTCTGGGTTCGCCAAGGAGAGGTTTGAACGCAACCGCATCTGTGTAGCAGCTAAACCTGTTAGCGATCAGCAAGCattgtgaaaaaataaaaaaatctattttgcaTATATTGATTATCAACCTTACTCAGCTTGCAGGTGCCTAAACcaccaggaagagtagctgtgaCGGGACAAGAAAATCCCTGCCAGCCATCCCTCCCCAAACCTAGGCGTCTCATTTAAATGAGAAATGATCAACTGAGCATGAAGGACCACATACCTGAATGCATGTGAGGTGGCCGTACTGAGCGGCCACATGCACTGCACTGTTTCCATACTGGTCCACTTCGTCCAGAGAGATGGCTTGCTCTTGCATGAACTGGAGCAGCCACAGCAAGACCTTTTCCTAAGACAATGGaacgtaaaaaataaaaattaaatgtaaaaaccaTTTCATCAGCATTGTTCCGTCATGTCAATTGTACTCAACAAATGAATGCAACTGACTCAGACTTGTCCTCACCTGACCGTAGCGGGCTGCGTAGTGGATGAGACTGGGGTGCTCTCGGCTACAGCTCAGCTCTGCGATCGCCTCCGTCTCGCTCACCATCCAGCGCACACACTCCAAATGGCCGTTCTGCACACACGTGCCCAAAGGTTATTTTGTAGATTTGTTTAAAGCAGATACTGTTGTGACTCTTTTATTGGATAAGTTTGTCTGTTATTAAGGACAGGGAATGGGAGAGGGTTCATTTGACAAATACATCAAAGTATCCCCAAAGCCCATTATTGAGAAATTGATGGGCACCCAGAGAGACATGGTTATCATCCCCACAGGAAGGTCAAGGTCTTTACTGATAACCAACTCCAGGCATGCATTCTAAGTGACCCCTTATTCACCATAGAGTACGCTCCATTTGACCAGGGACTGCAGGGGGACGGTTGAAACGAAACCTAGACCAACGTGTTTCATTTGACTCGTCTGCCAGGCACCTTTATCGAACTGCTGCCCTCTGACCTTCAACCCCTCAACTCACCTTCACCCCGAGCCCGGCGGGTGTGAGCTGTTGTTGGTTGCGCTCATTGAGGCAGTCCTCTCCCATGAGGGAGGTGAGGTGCTGCAGGCAGTCAGCGTGGCCCTGGGCTGCCGCAATGTGCAGCAGGTTGTTCCCCTCCTCGTCCCGGATCAACTCCAGGTTATCCGCAGCCAGGTGGGGCTGTGGTGGCAACGGCGCCAGCAGAAGCAATCAGTCAGTTACTGACAGATAAACGCTATTGCTAACATTAGATACGGCTGTCACATTATAACTAAGTATACTCCCCACCCTTTGGACTTACCAACAGAGAAATCTGCCCCTCGCGGATgattttgatgatgttctgAGATTTCTTGTTCTCCTCGTCGCACTCTGTGTATGCTCGTGGACCGCCCCGGGTCTTGGCGGTGTCCTGCCTGGCCGCGGAAACCTGAAGAGGGAACATCATTGCCTGGCTGTTCCCAGCGCTGACGCCCCCAGGCTTGTGCTGCACCGGCTCCAGGTAGGACCTGTTGGCTAAGAGAACGTCCAGGTCCGAGGCAGATGAACAGCTGAGCGGCCCCAGAGAGGGGTGGTCGTAGCCCCCGTTGGGCGGCCGGTGGTAGTCCGGGTCCAGAGATTTCGACTTCCTCATGTCGGACCACTTGACGGGTGACAGCATGCAGTATTGGGCGACGTTTCCAAGGCTCTCGGGGTGGGGTAGTCCTGAGGCACCATGGCACCTATCGGTGGCGCCGCCCACCGTCCTTTTGTCATGGGAAACTCTGGGCAGAGTGGAAACATGCTGGCTGGACTTAATGTAAGGCACGTCCAGTATCTCGTCCATGTCCAGGTCGTAATGCTCCAGTTCCCCAAAAACAGTTCCTCCGGTACCCGAGCTCTTGGCTTTAAAGCCTTGGCCTTCACAAGGGGCCACATGCGTTTTGTCAGAGGCCTCCTCTTTGGTGCCACCTTCCCCATTGCGAGCCTGAGCCTTGCTGTCGCTCTCATTGTCGGAGGTTTCCGGTTGATGTTTGAGCGGTGAGACCCTCTTCACAGGTCGGAATTTGCTGTGGACGTCGGCGATGCCAGTTGGCTTGATTCCACTGCCGCTATGTGATGAGACCCCACGGCTCCAGTTGATGGCTGGggctaaaaatacaaaaaggtgTTTTACCATCTGCCATTTCAGGCTACCTCATCTGCAACAAACATAATTAGGCTGTCATTCTCATCCTTTTGGTTGTATTGTTTTTAGTTGGCCATACTCACACAAACCTTGCCTTTCCTCTCCCTGACCATCGTTTCTTCTGGACAACTCTGGAATGTTCTTCAAGGATGTCACAGAATACTTTATCAAGGAACAGACCATACACATGTTTTAAGAAAGTTATTACAATGAATTATGAATGTATCTAGCTGTACCCACcaagtattttaaatgtgtgtgtgggttcccagattagaaataaaaataaatttgagTCGTTTAGCAGATGTTCTTCAAACATATTAAACTCTTAACTGAGCCCCACAGAACTAAAATGCTAACTTAATGTAGAAGGGCTATTTGTTTGTATATAAATAGTTTGATATAAAATTTATACCAAACAAGAACTACTGTTATACACAATGAGGCAGCTGTACTGCAAAGCAGACCAGCTGTACTGCAAGACAGCAGAGACTATTTCCTCAAAAAAATACACTCCTAGCGATCACTTGACATGCTCTTACAGTGTGAACTTAACATTTGGGTGCTAATGGTTCCTTCTACGTAGTCTGGTTGAACCAACAAAGACCAAAAAGCTGGTGTCAACCGGACTCCATTTACATGGAAATGAACAGAATCTTCTCCATTT
This portion of the Esox lucius isolate fEsoLuc1 chromosome 13, fEsoLuc1.pri, whole genome shotgun sequence genome encodes:
- the sncaip gene encoding synphilin-1 isoform X3; the encoded protein is MEAPEYLDLDEIDFTDDSVNIPELSRRNDGQGEERQGLSPAINWSRGVSSHSGSGIKPTGIADVHSKFRPVKRVSPLKHQPETSDNESDSKAQARNGEGGTKEEASDKTHVAPCEGQGFKAKSSGTGGTVFGELEHYDLDMDEILDVPYIKSSQHVSTLPRVSHDKRTVGGATDRCHGASGLPHPESLGNVAQYCMLSPVKWSDMRKSKSLDPDYHRPPNGGYDHPSLGPLSCSSASDLDVLLANRSYLEPVQHKPGGVSAGNSQAMMFPLQVSAARQDTAKTRGGPRAYTECDEENKKSQNIIKIIREGQISLLPHLAADNLELIRDEEGNNLLHIAAAQGHADCLQHLTSLMGEDCLNERNQQQLTPAGLGVKNGHLECVRWMVSETEAIAELSCSREHPSLIHYAARYGQEKVLLWLLQFMQEQAISLDEVDQYGNSAVHVAAQYGHLTCIQTLVEYGSNVTVQNQGGERPSQSAERQGHTTCARYLVVVETCMSLASQVVKLTKQLNEHATERIALQNQVQSLLDPSRPEGTPSQTPSSHVPPLEAWPEMTLTAEGTPGDGHWILRQRSVDSDAVLRQLLGKDISEKVCTKEKLSLEFQEGFREGPTSLSVVNPGPLRRTGAAERRELKLARLKQIMQRSLSESDSDAYPPDEAKHGVRLERPSHLPIAESEEAMVGLHPGMKKHTSTAERKSAFALSSSKSMDGYNPSPTSDKSDPDADGKVEGASDFPDHNHGQKIPTSPKSALKSPSSRRKTSQNLKLRVTFDEQVVHKAGPPESEPPKSSSKEGGRTPTGSDIVKRPFGTFRSIMESLSGNQNSSNNNAQASPTVRQSNCGASQGSPGKKTSETKTSPAGHSKGKSKTSAV
- the sncaip gene encoding synphilin-1 isoform X2, giving the protein MEAPEYLDLDEIDFTDDSVYSVTSLKNIPELSRRNDGQGEERQAPAINWSRGVSSHSGSGIKPTGIADVHSKFRPVKRVSPLKHQPETSDNESDSKAQARNGEGGTKEEASDKTHVAPCEGQGFKAKSSGTGGTVFGELEHYDLDMDEILDVPYIKSSQHVSTLPRVSHDKRTVGGATDRCHGASGLPHPESLGNVAQYCMLSPVKWSDMRKSKSLDPDYHRPPNGGYDHPSLGPLSCSSASDLDVLLANRSYLEPVQHKPGGVSAGNSQAMMFPLQVSAARQDTAKTRGGPRAYTECDEENKKSQNIIKIIREGQISLLPHLAADNLELIRDEEGNNLLHIAAAQGHADCLQHLTSLMGEDCLNERNQQQLTPAGLGVKNGHLECVRWMVSETEAIAELSCSREHPSLIHYAARYGQEKVLLWLLQFMQEQAISLDEVDQYGNSAVHVAAQYGHLTCIQTLVEYGSNVTVQNQGGERPSQSAERQGHTTCARYLVVVETCMSLASQVVKLTKQLNEHATERIALQNQVQSLLDPSRPEGTPSQTPSSHVPPLEAWPEMTLTAEGTPGDGHWILRQRSVDSDAVLRQLLGKDISEKVCTKEKLSLEFQEGFREGPTSLSVVNPGPLRRTGAAERRELKLARLKQIMQRSLSESDSDAYPPDEAKHGVRLERPSHLPIAESEEAMVGLHPGMKKHTSTAERKSAFALSSSKSMDGYNPSPTSDKSDPDADGKVEGASDFPDHNHGQKIPTSPKSALKSPSSRRKTSQNLKLRVTFDEQVVHKAGPPESEPPKSSSKEGGRTPTGSDIVKRPFGTFRSIMESLSGNQNSSNNNAQASPTVRQSNCGASQGSPGKKTSETKTSPAGHSKGKSKTSAV
- the sncaip gene encoding synphilin-1 isoform X1 — encoded protein: MEAPEYLDLDEIDFTDDSVYSVTSLKNIPELSRRNDGQGEERQGLSPAINWSRGVSSHSGSGIKPTGIADVHSKFRPVKRVSPLKHQPETSDNESDSKAQARNGEGGTKEEASDKTHVAPCEGQGFKAKSSGTGGTVFGELEHYDLDMDEILDVPYIKSSQHVSTLPRVSHDKRTVGGATDRCHGASGLPHPESLGNVAQYCMLSPVKWSDMRKSKSLDPDYHRPPNGGYDHPSLGPLSCSSASDLDVLLANRSYLEPVQHKPGGVSAGNSQAMMFPLQVSAARQDTAKTRGGPRAYTECDEENKKSQNIIKIIREGQISLLPHLAADNLELIRDEEGNNLLHIAAAQGHADCLQHLTSLMGEDCLNERNQQQLTPAGLGVKNGHLECVRWMVSETEAIAELSCSREHPSLIHYAARYGQEKVLLWLLQFMQEQAISLDEVDQYGNSAVHVAAQYGHLTCIQTLVEYGSNVTVQNQGGERPSQSAERQGHTTCARYLVVVETCMSLASQVVKLTKQLNEHATERIALQNQVQSLLDPSRPEGTPSQTPSSHVPPLEAWPEMTLTAEGTPGDGHWILRQRSVDSDAVLRQLLGKDISEKVCTKEKLSLEFQEGFREGPTSLSVVNPGPLRRTGAAERRELKLARLKQIMQRSLSESDSDAYPPDEAKHGVRLERPSHLPIAESEEAMVGLHPGMKKHTSTAERKSAFALSSSKSMDGYNPSPTSDKSDPDADGKVEGASDFPDHNHGQKIPTSPKSALKSPSSRRKTSQNLKLRVTFDEQVVHKAGPPESEPPKSSSKEGGRTPTGSDIVKRPFGTFRSIMESLSGNQNSSNNNAQASPTVRQSNCGASQGSPGKKTSETKTSPAGHSKGKSKTSAV